One Phocoena phocoena chromosome 5, mPhoPho1.1, whole genome shotgun sequence genomic region harbors:
- the LOC136123253 gene encoding lysine-rich nucleolar protein 1-like, which produces MITKTHKGDLGLGPPEKKKKKKKKVVKEPETQYSVLDSDSYFMEVCSTRAASPSKNMVQEQSSEMPLMKKKKGHSTVCEEPLEPETMLRARRIETSPSPRKQALGPSESLGREKKKKRKSVSPGSRVKTSPDPRQGEGVTRAGKKLKKHKKEKKAQGAIAFSARDPWFCEARDALYTYSAGKGGVPEQAASGQKWKQGSPREHNMKLKKKKKIHQEGDIPLGHPELSRSVESSRRKGSKKKSVKVEAPEYIPIGDDPKAPVKKKMKSKKKAEQADTEEPALKRKKKRQESRVAGEPWEEQPDTDLEVVLEKKGNMDKAHIDQVRRKALQEEIDRESGRTEASDTRKQTGTQFGQWDTAGFENEEQKLKFLKLMGGFKNLSPSFSRPPNMVGGPSIALSKKVADNLQQNLQQDYDRAMSWKHSRRAGLGFSTAPDRIFYIDRNASKSIKFEG; this is translated from the coding sequence ATGATCACTAAGACTCACAAGGGAGACCTGGGCCTTGGGCccccagagaaaaagaagaagaagaaaaagaaggtagTTAAAGAACCAGAGACTCAATACTCGGTTTTAGACAGTGACAGTTATTTTATGGAGGTTTGTTCCACAAGAGCCGCATCACCCTCGAAGAATATGGTCCAAGAGCAGTCATCCGAAATGCCtctaatgaagaaaaagaagggtcACAGCACCGTCTGCGAGGAGCCCCTAGAACCTGAGACCATGTTACGTGCCAGACGGATCGAGACATCGCCCAGCCCCAGGAAGCAGGCACTTGGTCCATCTGAGTCCCTCGgtagggaaaagaagaagaagagaaagtccGTGTCCCCTGGCTCAAGGGTGAAGACTTCCCCAGACCCCAGGCAGGGTGAGGGGGTGACCAGAGCTGGTAAGAAGCTCAAAAAAcacaagaaggagaagaaggcgCAGGGAGCTATAGCCTTCTCAGCCAGGGACCCTTGGTTCTGTGAGGCCAGGGATGCTTTGTACACTTACTCAGCTGGGAAAGGTGGCGTCCCTGAGCAGGCAGCCTCGGGACAGAAATGGAAGCAGGGGAGCCCCAGGGAACACAACATgaagttgaagaagaaaaagaaaatccaccaGGAGGGAGATATCCCCCTGGGGCACCCTGAGCTCTCCAGGTCTGTAGAGAGCAGCCGtaggaaaggaagtaaaaagaaGTCAGTCAAAGTTGAAGCTCCAGAATACATCCCAATAGGAGATGACCCCAAGGCCCctgtgaagaagaaaatgaagtccaAGAAAAAGGCAGAGCAGGCAGACACTGAGGAGCCAGctctgaaaaggaagaagaagaggcaggagagcAGAGTAGCAGGAGAGCCTTGGGAGGAGCAGCCAGACACGGACTTGGAGGTAGTGTTGGAAAAGAAGGGCAACATGGACAAGGCGCACATAGACCAGGTGAGGCGAAAGGCCTTGCAAGAAGAGATCGATCGTGAGTCGGGCAGGACGGAAGCTTCTGACACCAGGAAGCAGACGGGAACTCAGTTTGGCCAATGGGatactgctggctttgaaaatgagGAACAGAAACTGAAATTTCTCAAACTCATGGGTGGCTTTAAAAACCTGTCCCCTTCATTCAGTCGCCCCCCTAACATGGTCGGCGGGCCCAGCATAGCCCTCAGCAAGAAGGTGGCCGACAACCTGCAGCAGAATCTACAGCAGGACTACGACCGGGCCATGAGCTGGAAGCACAGCCGGAGGGCCGGCCTCGGCTTCTCCACGGCTCCGGACAGAATCTTTTATATTGACAGGAATGCATCCAAGTCGATCAAGTTTGAAGGTTAA